Proteins encoded within one genomic window of Esox lucius isolate fEsoLuc1 chromosome 12, fEsoLuc1.pri, whole genome shotgun sequence:
- the pkig gene encoding cAMP-dependent protein kinase inhibitor gamma, whose protein sequence is MMDVETTPSYSEFINCDRTGRRNAVPDIQGQGAAASTSELTKDMEGMDLKAVGESGTSPTPEGEGLTGQEAQGGEGPS, encoded by the exons ATGATGGACGTGGAGACAACACCTTCATACTCTGAATTCATCAACTGTGACCGTACTGGCCGAAGGAACGCAGTACCCGACATCCAGGGCCAAGGGGCAGCAGCCAGCACCAGTGAATTAACCAAGGATATGGAAGGAATGGACCTTAAGGCTGTCG GAGAGTCTGGCACCTCACCAACTCCTGAGGGTGAAGGTTTGACCGGCCAAGAGGCCCAGGGAGGTGAGGGCCCATCATAA
- the ttpal gene encoding alpha-tocopherol transfer protein-like, which yields MMSEESEPMRHVDLGSPLEPPASDQWFPSPPPPIYSCTLTPELVAKALEELQEKPEWRLRDVQALRDMVLKEQPNLRTRLDDAFLLRFLRARKFDYDRAMQLLLNYHSSRRAWPEVFHDLKPSTVKHVLDLGFLTVLPHPDPDGRYILCLRPGKWKANDYPFEDNIRAIYLTLEKLIQPEDTQVNGIVILADYTGVGLSQASNPGPFLAKKVVSILQDSFPIRIKAVNIINEPRIFKGIFALIKPFLKEKMAERYILHGSDMRSLHSHIPQSVLPAEYGGVAGHLDMTAWSKILLDSEEEFVVEFCQPDPLEGVVLPDSMMFEGEQTGSGGQDDDSFRGLRSQLYYCY from the exons ATGATGTCTGAAGAAAGCGAGCCCATGAGGCACGTTGATCTTGGCTCTCCTCTGGAACCACCAGCTTCAGATCAGTGGTTCCCCAgccctcctccacccatctACTCCTGTACTCTGACCCCAGAGCTGGTGGCCAAGGCCCTGGAGGAACTCCAGGAGAAGCCAGAGTGGAGGCTGAGAGACGTGCAGGCCCTGAGGGACATGGTGCTGAAAGAGCAGCCTAACCTCAGGACCAGGCTGGACGATGCGTTTCTCTTGCGCTTCCTACGAGCTAG AAAGTTTGACTATGACCGGGCCATGCAGCTGCTCCTCAACTACCATAGCAGCCGGCGGGCCTGGCCCGAGGTCTTCCACGACCTGAAACCTTCCACAGTCAAACATGTGTTGGACCTGGGTTTCCTCACTGTCCTTCCCCATCCAGACCCCGATGGACGCTACATCCTCTGCCTCAGACCTG GTAAATGGAAAGCAAACGACTATCCATTTGAGGACAATATTCGGGCAATTTACCTGACCCTGGAGAAGCTGATTCAGCCTGAAGACACTCAGGTGAACGGGATAGTCATCTTAGCAGACTACACTGGGGTGGGCTTGTCCCAGGCATCCAATCCAGGCCCATTCCTGGCCAAGAAGGTTGTCAGCATCCTTCAG GACAGCTTCCCAATACGTATCAAAGCTGTCAACATCATAAATGAACCCCGGATTTTCAAAGGGATATTTGCATTAATTAAGCCTTTTTTGAAAGAGAAGATGGCTGAGCGG TACATTCTTCATGGATCCGACATGCGCTCTCTGCACAGTCACATCCCACAGTCGGTTCTGCCTGCCGAGTACGGCGGGGTGGCAGGTCACCTTGACATGACAGCCTGGTCAAAGATATTGCTGGACTCTGAGGAGGAGTTTGTCGTGGAGTTCTGCCAGCCAGATCCCCTAGAGGGCGTAGTTCTCCCAGACTCCATGATGTTTGAAGGGGAGCAGACGGGCAGTGGTGGCCAGGATGATGACAGCTTCAGGGGGCTACGTTCTCAACTCTATTACTGTTACTGA
- the hnf4a gene encoding hepatocyte nuclear factor 4-alpha isoform X2, producing the protein MDMADYSEALDPAYTTLEFENMQVLSMGTDSSPAESGNMNAANHLGAGTLCAICGDRATGKHYGASSCDGCKGFFRRSVRKNHMYSCRFNRQCIVDKDKRNQCRYCRLKKCFRAGMKKEAVQNERDRISTRRSSYEDSSLPSINALIQADVLSRQISSPGPIMNGDIRTKKIATITDVCESMKQQLLVLVEWAKYIPAFCDLPLDDQVALLRAHAGEHLLLGAAKRSILYKDLLLLGNDHIIPRNCPELEVNRVAVRILDELVLPFQELQIDDNEYACLKAIVFFDPDAKGLSDPSKIKRMRYQVQVSLEDYINDRQYDSRGRFGELLLLLPTLQSITWQMIEQIQFVKLFGMAKIDNLLQEMLLGGSANEAPHTPHSLHPHLVQEHLSNNVIVASNMATPIHNGQISTPETPIPSPPTASSSEHYKMAQGVIATVPKQPSSIPQPTVTKQEVL; encoded by the exons ATGGACATGGCAGACTACAGCGAGGCCCTGGACCCAGCATACACCACCCTGGAATTTGAAAACATGCAAGTGCTCTCCATGGGCACAG ACTCCTCGCCGGCTGAGAGTGGCAACATGAACGCAGCCAACCACCTGGGGGCGGGCACACTGTGTGCCATCTGTGGGGACAGGGCCACTGGAAAACACTACGGGGCCTCCAGCTGTGACGGCTGCAAAGGCTTTTTCCGCCGGAGTGTTCGCAAAAACCACATGTACTCCTGCAG GTTCAACCGACAGTGCATTGTGGACAAAGACAAGAGGAATCAGTGCAGATACTGTCGATTGAAAAAGTGCTTTCGAGCTGGCATGAAAAAAGAAG CTGTACAGAATGAAAGAGACAGAATTAGCACCAGAAGATCCAGCTATGAAGACAGCAGTTTACCATCTATCAATGCACTCATCCAGGCAGATGTGCTTTCAAGACAG ATATCTTCACCTGGGCCTATAATGAATGGTGACATCAGGACAAAAAAGATAGCAACAATCACAGATGTGTGTGAATCAATGAAACAGCAGCTGCTAGTGCTGGTGGAATGGGCCAAGTATATCCCCGCATTCTGTGACCTGCCTCTGGATGACCAG GTGGCGTTGCTACGAGCCCATGCTGGGGAGCACCTTCTGCTTGGAGCTGCAAAGAGGTCCATATTGTACAAGGACCTCCTGCTATTAG GAAATGACCACATTATTCCACGTAACTGCCCTGAGTTAGAAGTGAACCGGGTAGCAGTGAGGATTCTGGACGAGCTGGTACTGCCCTTCCAGGAGCTCCAGATAGATGACAATGAATATGCTTGTTTGAAGGCGATTGTTTTCTTTGATCCAG ATGCTAAAGGTCTGAGTGACCCCAGTAAGATCAAACGGATGCGTTATCAGGTTCAGGTGAGCCTGGAGGACTACATCAATGACCGGCAGTACGACTCCCGGGGACGCTTCGGAGAGCTGCTCCTTCTGCTGCCCACGCTACAGAGCATCACCTGGCAGATGATTGAACAGATACAATTTGTCAAGTTATTTGGAATGGCCAAGATTGACAACCTGCTCCAAGAGATGCTGTTAGGAG GTTCTGCTAACGAGGCACCTCACACACCTCATTCTCTTCATCCTCATCTGGTGCAGGAACACCTCAGCAACAATGTCATTGTGGCCAGTAACATGGCTACTCCCATCCATAACGGACAAATCT CCACTCCTGAAACCCCAATTCCTTCTCCCCCCACAGCTTCAAGTTCAGAACATTATAAGATGGCTCAAGGAGTTATAGCCACTGTACCTAAGCAACCTAGCTCTATCCCTCAGCCTACTGTCACCAAGCAGGAAGTCCTCTAA
- the hnf4a gene encoding hepatocyte nuclear factor 4-alpha isoform X3: MVNVNSQVSTSMEFPLTGDSSPAESGNMNAANHLGAGTLCAICGDRATGKHYGASSCDGCKGFFRRSVRKNHMYSCRFNRQCIVDKDKRNQCRYCRLKKCFRAGMKKEGIQFIQLHSNAVQNERDRISTRRSSYEDSSLPSINALIQADVLSRQISSPGPIMNGDIRTKKIATITDVCESMKQQLLVLVEWAKYIPAFCDLPLDDQVALLRAHAGEHLLLGAAKRSILYKDLLLLGNDHIIPRNCPELEVNRVAVRILDELVLPFQELQIDDNEYACLKAIVFFDPDAKGLSDPSKIKRMRYQVQVSLEDYINDRQYDSRGRFGELLLLLPTLQSITWQMIEQIQFVKLFGMAKIDNLLQEMLLGGSANEAPHTPHSLHPHLVQEHLSNNVIVASNMATPIHNGQISTPETPIPSPPTASSSEHYKMAQGVIATVPKQPSSIPQPTVTKQEVL, encoded by the exons ACTCCTCGCCGGCTGAGAGTGGCAACATGAACGCAGCCAACCACCTGGGGGCGGGCACACTGTGTGCCATCTGTGGGGACAGGGCCACTGGAAAACACTACGGGGCCTCCAGCTGTGACGGCTGCAAAGGCTTTTTCCGCCGGAGTGTTCGCAAAAACCACATGTACTCCTGCAG GTTCAACCGACAGTGCATTGTGGACAAAGACAAGAGGAATCAGTGCAGATACTGTCGATTGAAAAAGTGCTTTCGAGCTGGCATGAAAAAAGAAGGTATACAATTCATTCAGCTTCATTCAAATG CTGTACAGAATGAAAGAGACAGAATTAGCACCAGAAGATCCAGCTATGAAGACAGCAGTTTACCATCTATCAATGCACTCATCCAGGCAGATGTGCTTTCAAGACAG ATATCTTCACCTGGGCCTATAATGAATGGTGACATCAGGACAAAAAAGATAGCAACAATCACAGATGTGTGTGAATCAATGAAACAGCAGCTGCTAGTGCTGGTGGAATGGGCCAAGTATATCCCCGCATTCTGTGACCTGCCTCTGGATGACCAG GTGGCGTTGCTACGAGCCCATGCTGGGGAGCACCTTCTGCTTGGAGCTGCAAAGAGGTCCATATTGTACAAGGACCTCCTGCTATTAG GAAATGACCACATTATTCCACGTAACTGCCCTGAGTTAGAAGTGAACCGGGTAGCAGTGAGGATTCTGGACGAGCTGGTACTGCCCTTCCAGGAGCTCCAGATAGATGACAATGAATATGCTTGTTTGAAGGCGATTGTTTTCTTTGATCCAG ATGCTAAAGGTCTGAGTGACCCCAGTAAGATCAAACGGATGCGTTATCAGGTTCAGGTGAGCCTGGAGGACTACATCAATGACCGGCAGTACGACTCCCGGGGACGCTTCGGAGAGCTGCTCCTTCTGCTGCCCACGCTACAGAGCATCACCTGGCAGATGATTGAACAGATACAATTTGTCAAGTTATTTGGAATGGCCAAGATTGACAACCTGCTCCAAGAGATGCTGTTAGGAG GTTCTGCTAACGAGGCACCTCACACACCTCATTCTCTTCATCCTCATCTGGTGCAGGAACACCTCAGCAACAATGTCATTGTGGCCAGTAACATGGCTACTCCCATCCATAACGGACAAATCT CCACTCCTGAAACCCCAATTCCTTCTCCCCCCACAGCTTCAAGTTCAGAACATTATAAGATGGCTCAAGGAGTTATAGCCACTGTACCTAAGCAACCTAGCTCTATCCCTCAGCCTACTGTCACCAAGCAGGAAGTCCTCTAA
- the hnf4a gene encoding hepatocyte nuclear factor 4-alpha isoform X4, producing MDMADYSEALDPAYTTLEFENMQVLSMGTDSSPAESGNMNAANHLGAGTLCAICGDRATGKHYGASSCDGCKGFFRRSVRKNHMYSCRFNRQCIVDKDKRNQCRYCRLKKCFRAGMKKEGIQFIQLHSNAVQNERDRISTRRSSYEDSSLPSINALIQADVLSRQISSPGPIMNGDIRTKKIATITDVCESMKQQLLVLVEWAKYIPAFCDLPLDDQVALLRAHAGEHLLLGAAKRSILYKDLLLLGNDHIIPRNCPELEVNRVAVRILDELVLPFQELQIDDNEYACLKAIVFFDPDAKGLSDPSKIKRMRYQVQVSLEDYINDRQYDSRGRFGELLLLLPTLQSITWQMIEQIQFVKLFGMAKIDNLLQEMLLGGSANEAPHTPHSLHPHLVQEHLSNNVIVASNMATPIHNGQISSSSEHYKMAQGVIATVPKQPSSIPQPTVTKQEVL from the exons ATGGACATGGCAGACTACAGCGAGGCCCTGGACCCAGCATACACCACCCTGGAATTTGAAAACATGCAAGTGCTCTCCATGGGCACAG ACTCCTCGCCGGCTGAGAGTGGCAACATGAACGCAGCCAACCACCTGGGGGCGGGCACACTGTGTGCCATCTGTGGGGACAGGGCCACTGGAAAACACTACGGGGCCTCCAGCTGTGACGGCTGCAAAGGCTTTTTCCGCCGGAGTGTTCGCAAAAACCACATGTACTCCTGCAG GTTCAACCGACAGTGCATTGTGGACAAAGACAAGAGGAATCAGTGCAGATACTGTCGATTGAAAAAGTGCTTTCGAGCTGGCATGAAAAAAGAAGGTATACAATTCATTCAGCTTCATTCAAATG CTGTACAGAATGAAAGAGACAGAATTAGCACCAGAAGATCCAGCTATGAAGACAGCAGTTTACCATCTATCAATGCACTCATCCAGGCAGATGTGCTTTCAAGACAG ATATCTTCACCTGGGCCTATAATGAATGGTGACATCAGGACAAAAAAGATAGCAACAATCACAGATGTGTGTGAATCAATGAAACAGCAGCTGCTAGTGCTGGTGGAATGGGCCAAGTATATCCCCGCATTCTGTGACCTGCCTCTGGATGACCAG GTGGCGTTGCTACGAGCCCATGCTGGGGAGCACCTTCTGCTTGGAGCTGCAAAGAGGTCCATATTGTACAAGGACCTCCTGCTATTAG GAAATGACCACATTATTCCACGTAACTGCCCTGAGTTAGAAGTGAACCGGGTAGCAGTGAGGATTCTGGACGAGCTGGTACTGCCCTTCCAGGAGCTCCAGATAGATGACAATGAATATGCTTGTTTGAAGGCGATTGTTTTCTTTGATCCAG ATGCTAAAGGTCTGAGTGACCCCAGTAAGATCAAACGGATGCGTTATCAGGTTCAGGTGAGCCTGGAGGACTACATCAATGACCGGCAGTACGACTCCCGGGGACGCTTCGGAGAGCTGCTCCTTCTGCTGCCCACGCTACAGAGCATCACCTGGCAGATGATTGAACAGATACAATTTGTCAAGTTATTTGGAATGGCCAAGATTGACAACCTGCTCCAAGAGATGCTGTTAGGAG GTTCTGCTAACGAGGCACCTCACACACCTCATTCTCTTCATCCTCATCTGGTGCAGGAACACCTCAGCAACAATGTCATTGTGGCCAGTAACATGGCTACTCCCATCCATAACGGACAAATCT CTTCAAGTTCAGAACATTATAAGATGGCTCAAGGAGTTATAGCCACTGTACCTAAGCAACCTAGCTCTATCCCTCAGCCTACTGTCACCAAGCAGGAAGTCCTCTAA
- the hnf4a gene encoding hepatocyte nuclear factor 4-alpha isoform X1: MDMADYSEALDPAYTTLEFENMQVLSMGTDSSPAESGNMNAANHLGAGTLCAICGDRATGKHYGASSCDGCKGFFRRSVRKNHMYSCRFNRQCIVDKDKRNQCRYCRLKKCFRAGMKKEGIQFIQLHSNAVQNERDRISTRRSSYEDSSLPSINALIQADVLSRQISSPGPIMNGDIRTKKIATITDVCESMKQQLLVLVEWAKYIPAFCDLPLDDQVALLRAHAGEHLLLGAAKRSILYKDLLLLGNDHIIPRNCPELEVNRVAVRILDELVLPFQELQIDDNEYACLKAIVFFDPDAKGLSDPSKIKRMRYQVQVSLEDYINDRQYDSRGRFGELLLLLPTLQSITWQMIEQIQFVKLFGMAKIDNLLQEMLLGGSANEAPHTPHSLHPHLVQEHLSNNVIVASNMATPIHNGQISTPETPIPSPPTASSSEHYKMAQGVIATVPKQPSSIPQPTVTKQEVL, translated from the exons ATGGACATGGCAGACTACAGCGAGGCCCTGGACCCAGCATACACCACCCTGGAATTTGAAAACATGCAAGTGCTCTCCATGGGCACAG ACTCCTCGCCGGCTGAGAGTGGCAACATGAACGCAGCCAACCACCTGGGGGCGGGCACACTGTGTGCCATCTGTGGGGACAGGGCCACTGGAAAACACTACGGGGCCTCCAGCTGTGACGGCTGCAAAGGCTTTTTCCGCCGGAGTGTTCGCAAAAACCACATGTACTCCTGCAG GTTCAACCGACAGTGCATTGTGGACAAAGACAAGAGGAATCAGTGCAGATACTGTCGATTGAAAAAGTGCTTTCGAGCTGGCATGAAAAAAGAAGGTATACAATTCATTCAGCTTCATTCAAATG CTGTACAGAATGAAAGAGACAGAATTAGCACCAGAAGATCCAGCTATGAAGACAGCAGTTTACCATCTATCAATGCACTCATCCAGGCAGATGTGCTTTCAAGACAG ATATCTTCACCTGGGCCTATAATGAATGGTGACATCAGGACAAAAAAGATAGCAACAATCACAGATGTGTGTGAATCAATGAAACAGCAGCTGCTAGTGCTGGTGGAATGGGCCAAGTATATCCCCGCATTCTGTGACCTGCCTCTGGATGACCAG GTGGCGTTGCTACGAGCCCATGCTGGGGAGCACCTTCTGCTTGGAGCTGCAAAGAGGTCCATATTGTACAAGGACCTCCTGCTATTAG GAAATGACCACATTATTCCACGTAACTGCCCTGAGTTAGAAGTGAACCGGGTAGCAGTGAGGATTCTGGACGAGCTGGTACTGCCCTTCCAGGAGCTCCAGATAGATGACAATGAATATGCTTGTTTGAAGGCGATTGTTTTCTTTGATCCAG ATGCTAAAGGTCTGAGTGACCCCAGTAAGATCAAACGGATGCGTTATCAGGTTCAGGTGAGCCTGGAGGACTACATCAATGACCGGCAGTACGACTCCCGGGGACGCTTCGGAGAGCTGCTCCTTCTGCTGCCCACGCTACAGAGCATCACCTGGCAGATGATTGAACAGATACAATTTGTCAAGTTATTTGGAATGGCCAAGATTGACAACCTGCTCCAAGAGATGCTGTTAGGAG GTTCTGCTAACGAGGCACCTCACACACCTCATTCTCTTCATCCTCATCTGGTGCAGGAACACCTCAGCAACAATGTCATTGTGGCCAGTAACATGGCTACTCCCATCCATAACGGACAAATCT CCACTCCTGAAACCCCAATTCCTTCTCCCCCCACAGCTTCAAGTTCAGAACATTATAAGATGGCTCAAGGAGTTATAGCCACTGTACCTAAGCAACCTAGCTCTATCCCTCAGCCTACTGTCACCAAGCAGGAAGTCCTCTAA
- the hnf4a gene encoding hepatocyte nuclear factor 4-alpha isoform X5 has translation MYGEDHRTLRGHFTTPDSSPAESGNMNAANHLGAGTLCAICGDRATGKHYGASSCDGCKGFFRRSVRKNHMYSCRFNRQCIVDKDKRNQCRYCRLKKCFRAGMKKEGIQFIQLHSNAVQNERDRISTRRSSYEDSSLPSINALIQADVLSRQISSPGPIMNGDIRTKKIATITDVCESMKQQLLVLVEWAKYIPAFCDLPLDDQVALLRAHAGEHLLLGAAKRSILYKDLLLLGNDHIIPRNCPELEVNRVAVRILDELVLPFQELQIDDNEYACLKAIVFFDPDAKGLSDPSKIKRMRYQVQVSLEDYINDRQYDSRGRFGELLLLLPTLQSITWQMIEQIQFVKLFGMAKIDNLLQEMLLGGSANEAPHTPHSLHPHLVQEHLSNNVIVASNMATPIHNGQISTPETPIPSPPTASSSEHYKMAQGVIATVPKQPSSIPQPTVTKQEVL, from the exons ACTCCTCGCCGGCTGAGAGTGGCAACATGAACGCAGCCAACCACCTGGGGGCGGGCACACTGTGTGCCATCTGTGGGGACAGGGCCACTGGAAAACACTACGGGGCCTCCAGCTGTGACGGCTGCAAAGGCTTTTTCCGCCGGAGTGTTCGCAAAAACCACATGTACTCCTGCAG GTTCAACCGACAGTGCATTGTGGACAAAGACAAGAGGAATCAGTGCAGATACTGTCGATTGAAAAAGTGCTTTCGAGCTGGCATGAAAAAAGAAGGTATACAATTCATTCAGCTTCATTCAAATG CTGTACAGAATGAAAGAGACAGAATTAGCACCAGAAGATCCAGCTATGAAGACAGCAGTTTACCATCTATCAATGCACTCATCCAGGCAGATGTGCTTTCAAGACAG ATATCTTCACCTGGGCCTATAATGAATGGTGACATCAGGACAAAAAAGATAGCAACAATCACAGATGTGTGTGAATCAATGAAACAGCAGCTGCTAGTGCTGGTGGAATGGGCCAAGTATATCCCCGCATTCTGTGACCTGCCTCTGGATGACCAG GTGGCGTTGCTACGAGCCCATGCTGGGGAGCACCTTCTGCTTGGAGCTGCAAAGAGGTCCATATTGTACAAGGACCTCCTGCTATTAG GAAATGACCACATTATTCCACGTAACTGCCCTGAGTTAGAAGTGAACCGGGTAGCAGTGAGGATTCTGGACGAGCTGGTACTGCCCTTCCAGGAGCTCCAGATAGATGACAATGAATATGCTTGTTTGAAGGCGATTGTTTTCTTTGATCCAG ATGCTAAAGGTCTGAGTGACCCCAGTAAGATCAAACGGATGCGTTATCAGGTTCAGGTGAGCCTGGAGGACTACATCAATGACCGGCAGTACGACTCCCGGGGACGCTTCGGAGAGCTGCTCCTTCTGCTGCCCACGCTACAGAGCATCACCTGGCAGATGATTGAACAGATACAATTTGTCAAGTTATTTGGAATGGCCAAGATTGACAACCTGCTCCAAGAGATGCTGTTAGGAG GTTCTGCTAACGAGGCACCTCACACACCTCATTCTCTTCATCCTCATCTGGTGCAGGAACACCTCAGCAACAATGTCATTGTGGCCAGTAACATGGCTACTCCCATCCATAACGGACAAATCT CCACTCCTGAAACCCCAATTCCTTCTCCCCCCACAGCTTCAAGTTCAGAACATTATAAGATGGCTCAAGGAGTTATAGCCACTGTACCTAAGCAACCTAGCTCTATCCCTCAGCCTACTGTCACCAAGCAGGAAGTCCTCTAA